In Denitratisoma sp. DHT3, one DNA window encodes the following:
- a CDS encoding NAD(P)-dependent oxidoreductase — translation MRLALNFEAPEIEQALLRQDPALEIVRPSPTGECEAEALLTPLQGKAALPELLVNCRGLRWVHIFGTGADSFPFELAGNRLITCSRGASAVPIAEWVLAMMLGFEKQLPHRWVTAPPAEWFLASLGSLEGKTLGLLGLGSIGGEIARRALAFDMRIIAKVRNHRPSPMAGVELADSLDAVLREADHLVLALPATAQSRGLLDADTLARTKPGVHLVNVARASLIDQDAMKPLLDSGHIALASLDVVEPEPLPAGHWLYAHPRVRVSPHISWSGPAVVERMLAAFLKNLDAHAQGRPLDGIVDVGAGY, via the coding sequence ATGCGACTGGCGCTGAATTTCGAAGCCCCCGAGATCGAGCAGGCATTGCTGCGGCAAGACCCCGCGCTCGAAATCGTCAGGCCGTCGCCGACGGGGGAGTGCGAGGCCGAAGCGTTGTTGACGCCGCTGCAGGGCAAAGCGGCGCTGCCCGAGTTGCTCGTGAACTGCCGGGGCCTGCGCTGGGTCCATATCTTCGGCACCGGCGCCGATTCCTTTCCCTTCGAGTTGGCCGGCAACCGGCTGATCACCTGCTCGCGCGGCGCGTCCGCCGTGCCCATCGCGGAGTGGGTGCTGGCGATGATGCTGGGTTTCGAAAAGCAACTGCCCCACCGCTGGGTGACGGCGCCGCCCGCCGAGTGGTTTCTCGCCAGCCTCGGCAGCCTCGAGGGAAAGACGCTGGGCTTGCTGGGGCTGGGCAGTATCGGCGGGGAAATCGCCAGGCGTGCCCTGGCCTTCGACATGCGGATCATCGCCAAGGTGCGCAATCACCGGCCGAGTCCGATGGCCGGCGTCGAACTGGCGGACAGCCTCGATGCCGTGCTGCGGGAAGCCGACCATCTGGTGCTGGCCCTGCCGGCCACGGCGCAGAGCCGGGGGCTGTTGGATGCCGACACGCTGGCCAGGACCAAGCCCGGGGTGCATCTGGTGAATGTCGCCAGGGCGAGCCTGATCGACCAGGACGCAATGAAGCCTTTGCTCGACAGCGGCCACATCGCGCTGGCCTCGCTCGACGTGGTCGAGCCCGAGCCCCTGCCGGCCGGACATTGGCTCTACGCCCATCCCCGGGTGCGCGTCAGCCCGCACATCTCCTGGAGCGGGCCGGCGGTCGTCGAGCGGATGCTGGCCGCTTTCCTGAAAAACCTGGACGCCCATGCCCAGGGCCGGCCGCTCGACGGCATCGTGGACGTCGGCGCCGGGTATTAG
- the selA gene encoding L-seryl-tRNA(Sec) selenium transferase — protein sequence MNDNKPAMDSRRALPSVDALLQRMAAAVERWGHDQASRAVRDALAGIRHQLDQGLAAEISADAIRRRAEDALLAGDQPTLRPVLNLTGTVLHTNLGRALLPAEAVAAMAAVATSPSTLEFDLDAGERGERDSHVEALICELAGTEAATVVNNNAAAVFLVLNTLALGGEVPTSRGELVEIGGSFRVPEIMARSGCRLVEIGTTNRTHLKDYAAAIGERTALLMRVHTSNYRIEGFTHAVDAKALAALARERGLPFVVDMGSGSLVDFTALGLPDEPTVAATVAEGADVVTFSGDKLLGGPQCGIIAGHRALIERIRKNPLKRALRLDKMTLAALAEVLKLYRNPATLCEKLPTLRLLTRPLADIEAQAQRLLPQVASALAPRFQVAAVPCRSQIGSGALPVETVPSAALEITPAQGGDGELRQLAEALRHLPVPVLGRISNGRLLLDLRCLETEDVFVRQLAPLRERLQ from the coding sequence ATGAACGACAACAAGCCGGCGATGGATTCCAGGCGCGCGCTGCCCTCGGTGGATGCGCTGCTGCAACGCATGGCCGCCGCCGTCGAACGCTGGGGGCACGATCAGGCGAGCCGGGCCGTGCGCGACGCCCTGGCCGGGATTCGGCATCAGCTGGATCAGGGCCTGGCGGCGGAGATTTCCGCCGACGCGATCCGGCGCAGGGCGGAGGATGCCTTGCTGGCGGGAGATCAGCCGACCCTGCGGCCGGTGCTGAATCTGACCGGGACGGTGCTGCACACCAACCTGGGCCGGGCGTTGCTGCCTGCCGAGGCGGTGGCGGCGATGGCCGCCGTGGCGACGTCGCCATCCACGCTGGAGTTCGATCTCGATGCCGGGGAGCGCGGGGAGCGCGACAGCCACGTCGAGGCGCTGATCTGCGAACTGGCGGGCACGGAAGCGGCGACGGTGGTCAACAACAATGCGGCGGCCGTGTTCCTGGTGCTGAATACCCTCGCCCTGGGCGGCGAGGTGCCGACCTCGCGCGGCGAACTGGTGGAGATCGGCGGCTCCTTCCGCGTGCCGGAAATCATGGCCCGCTCCGGCTGCCGCCTGGTGGAAATCGGCACCACCAACCGCACCCACCTGAAGGATTACGCCGCCGCGATCGGCGAGCGCACCGCTTTGCTGATGAGGGTGCACACCAGCAATTACCGGATCGAGGGCTTCACCCACGCGGTCGACGCCAAGGCATTGGCCGCCCTGGCGCGCGAGCGCGGCCTGCCGTTCGTGGTGGACATGGGCAGCGGCAGCCTGGTGGATTTCACCGCGCTGGGCCTGCCCGACGAACCCACCGTCGCCGCGACCGTGGCCGAGGGGGCGGACGTCGTCACCTTCAGCGGCGACAAGCTGCTGGGCGGGCCGCAGTGCGGCATCATCGCCGGGCACCGGGCGCTGATCGAGCGCATCCGCAAGAATCCGCTGAAGCGGGCGCTGCGTCTGGACAAGATGACCCTGGCGGCCCTGGCCGAGGTGCTGAAGCTGTACCGCAACCCGGCGACGCTGTGCGAGAAGCTGCCGACCCTGCGCCTGCTGACGCGGCCGCTGGCGGACATCGAGGCCCAGGCGCAACGCCTGCTGCCGCAAGTCGCAAGCGCGCTGGCGCCCCGTTTCCAGGTGGCGGCCGTGCCCTGCCGCAGCCAGATCGGCAGCGGCGCGCTGCCGGTCGAAACCGTTCCCAGCGCCGCCCTCGAAATCACGCCCGCGCAGGGCGGCGACGGCGAACTGCGCCAGCTTGCCGAGGCGCTGCGCCACTTGCCGGTGCCGGTGCTGGGGCGCATCTCCAACGGCAGGCTGCTGCTCGATCTGCGCTGCCTGGAGACGGAGGATGTCTTCGTCCGGCAACTGGCCCCGCTGCGGGAGCGGCTGCAATGA
- the selB gene encoding selenocysteine-specific translation elongation factor, with protein sequence MIIATAGHVDHGKTSLVRQLTGVNTDRLEEERRRGMSIELGFAYRETDAGHSVGFIDVPGHRRFINAMISGIRGVDLGMLVVDANDGVMPQTREHVQVMELLGVRERIAVITKIDRAATARVAAVRDEVLRLQPGCEVFPVSNATGVGIAALRAGLDSRAAALRTRAAGGYFRLSVDRAFVLKGAGLIVTGTATAGRVAVGDTLRLLTAKSPMAGTKVRVRGIHAQDRPSPTGCAGQRCALNLVGDVAREDIQRGDVLSDPRCVAPGLRFDARLRLLADAPFALKHLQPVKLHLGARRLQARAYFLDDTVAGHGGAVEGDTRLVQFILKEPLQVCWGDRFLIQDDSESAILGGGTVLAPNAPQWRKRQDSRLRYLRAMTLDDPAAILRRLLVEERQVVDFRDFALSFNLQAAEAEALLGSPGLAGIVRVQADTGDWLLETRRWDTLREALQRAVEAWHSSRPMETGIPQETLLLRRDASVPAPLLAAVLDGLIREKRLLRTGGLIKCATHRPAVSPLIQDAWQRLRAFLAQGGFRIPLLSEIERELKLGQKVQATVIATALQAGNLRRISPKRVALPDVLLGLAAEINRLAVRQDSFSVIEAKTHLDLGRDLTIEILEYFDSIHFTQRQGNGRRVRDAALPQRILT encoded by the coding sequence ATGATCATCGCCACGGCCGGTCATGTGGACCACGGCAAGACCTCCCTGGTCAGGCAATTGACCGGCGTCAATACCGATCGCCTGGAGGAGGAGCGGCGCCGCGGCATGTCCATCGAACTGGGCTTCGCCTACCGGGAGACGGATGCCGGTCATTCCGTCGGTTTCATCGACGTACCGGGGCATCGGCGCTTCATCAACGCCATGATTTCCGGCATCCGCGGCGTCGATCTCGGCATGCTGGTGGTGGACGCCAACGACGGCGTGATGCCGCAGACCCGGGAGCATGTGCAGGTCATGGAACTGCTCGGGGTTCGCGAGCGCATCGCCGTCATCACCAAGATCGACCGCGCGGCGACGGCGCGGGTGGCGGCCGTGCGCGACGAGGTGTTGCGGTTGCAGCCCGGCTGCGAAGTCTTCCCGGTTTCCAACGCCACGGGGGTCGGCATCGCGGCGCTGCGGGCCGGTCTCGACAGTCGGGCGGCGGCGCTTCGGACGCGTGCCGCCGGCGGATACTTCCGCCTGTCGGTGGATCGCGCCTTCGTGCTGAAAGGCGCCGGGCTGATCGTGACGGGGACCGCCACCGCCGGGCGCGTGGCGGTCGGCGACACCTTGCGGCTGCTGACGGCCAAATCCCCGATGGCCGGCACCAAGGTGCGGGTGCGCGGCATCCATGCCCAGGACCGGCCGTCGCCGACGGGCTGCGCCGGGCAGCGTTGCGCGCTGAACCTGGTCGGCGACGTCGCCCGCGAGGACATCCAGCGCGGCGACGTGCTGTCCGATCCCCGCTGCGTGGCGCCCGGCCTGCGCTTCGACGCGCGCCTGCGCTTGCTGGCCGATGCGCCCTTTGCCCTGAAGCATCTGCAGCCGGTGAAGCTCCATCTCGGCGCCAGGCGCTTGCAGGCGCGGGCGTATTTCCTCGATGACACGGTGGCGGGGCACGGCGGCGCTGTCGAAGGCGACACCCGCCTGGTGCAGTTCATCCTCAAGGAACCGCTGCAGGTCTGCTGGGGCGACCGCTTCCTGATCCAGGACGACAGCGAAAGCGCGATCCTCGGCGGCGGCACGGTGCTGGCCCCCAACGCGCCGCAATGGCGCAAGCGCCAGGACTCGCGCCTGCGCTACCTGCGGGCCATGACCCTGGATGATCCGGCCGCGATCCTGCGCCGGCTGCTGGTCGAGGAGCGGCAGGTCGTCGATTTCCGCGACTTCGCGCTGTCTTTCAATCTGCAAGCGGCGGAGGCCGAGGCATTGCTGGGAAGCCCTGGCCTGGCGGGCATCGTCCGTGTGCAGGCGGACACCGGCGACTGGCTGCTGGAAACACGCCGCTGGGACACCCTTCGGGAAGCGTTGCAGCGGGCGGTCGAGGCGTGGCATTCGAGCCGGCCGATGGAGACCGGCATCCCGCAGGAAACCCTGCTGCTGCGGAGGGACGCTTCCGTTCCCGCGCCGTTGCTGGCCGCCGTGCTGGATGGCCTGATCCGGGAAAAGCGTCTGCTGCGGACGGGCGGGCTGATCAAGTGCGCGACGCACCGGCCCGCGGTTTCGCCCCTGATCCAGGATGCCTGGCAGCGCCTGCGGGCCTTCCTGGCCCAGGGCGGCTTCCGGATTCCGCTGTTGTCCGAGATCGAGCGGGAACTCAAGCTGGGGCAGAAAGTGCAGGCGACCGTCATCGCCACCGCGCTGCAGGCGGGCAACCTGCGCCGGATCAGCCCCAAGCGGGTGGCCCTGCCGGACGTGCTGCTGGGCCTGGCCGCCGAGATCAATCGGCTCGCCGTCCGCCAGGACAGCTTCTCGGTGATCGAGGCCAAGACCCATCTCGATCTGGGGCGCGATCTGACCATCGAGATCCTGGAGTATTTCGACAGCATTCACTTCACCCAGCGCCAGGGCAACGGCCGCCGGGTCAGGGACGCGGCATTGCCGCAAAGGATTTTGACGTGA